The following proteins come from a genomic window of Planctomycetia bacterium:
- the uvrA gene encoding excinuclease ABC subunit UvrA translates to YILDEPSIGLHPRDNDRLLATLEQLRDLGNTVVVVEHDEDTMRAADHIIDFGPGPGVRGGEVVASGSYDDILQAKRSLTGNYLSGVRSIAIPERRRTAGEKQLAVLGARHNNLKNVDFEIPLGVFVCITGVSGSGKSSLVNDILVEALRRDLNGGDGEPGLHDKITGLEYLDKLIAIDQSPIGRTPRSNPSTYVKVFDEIRDLYTQLPDAKARGYKPGRFSFNVAGGRCEACEGNGSNRLEMDFLADVWVTCPVCQGHRFNRETLQIKFKGKSISDVLEMDIQQALEHFANVPHIQHKLQTLHDVGLDYLKLGQPSPTLSGGEAQRVKLARELVKKSTGRTLYLLDEPTTGLHFADIDMLLKVLHDFVEQGNTVLVVEHNLDVIKTADWIIDLGPEGGGGGGRIIAAGTPEEVAAVSGSHTGAALGKLFKQVGQPHTAGKSAKKRPRQPLAKCIRVKGARQHNLKGIDVEIPRDQMTVCCGRSGSGKSSLAMDTIYAEGQRRYVESLSAYARQFVGQMQKPQLEHIEGLSPAIAIEQKHLGHTPRSTVGTVTEVYDYLRILLARLGTPYCPDCELPIGTQTADEIIDKIMAQPAGTRLYLMAPIEIEVGEKYETLWEEMRAAGYVRVRIDGETHSIDQPPKIDRRRKHDVAIVIDRIVVQPESRSRIADSVEHALTLGKGVLQLAHPAPEMPEPKWLVETHSQHFACEKCGRSFEPLAPHHFSFNSALGWCPSCEGLGTQLGANPAVLLRDPKLTLAEGAIALWPDADEPLFRAMLAALSAHTGVPTDVSYELLAARHRRVIMHGTGEDWISVPSGGTKKKAGAPILKFQYKGLYPALDEASRMSPSFRSRLEHLTDEVECSVCSGSRLRDDAAAVRFRDRTMDELCRLPLGDLLKHFQSLKLAAAEKKVAGELAREVVNRVKFLVDVGLEYLTLARPAPTLSGGEAQRIRLGSQVGSGLTGVLYVLDEPTIGLHPRDNSRLIEALIRLRDLGNTLLLVEHDREVIERADGLLDFGPGSGEHGGEIVAQGTAKEIAKQRTSVTGPYLSGAKAILVPTNRRVTGVTSNGAPAKAAKGKANSKAKPVVPAALHAGLWLEILGARHNNLKNINVRIPLGAFTVVTGPSGSGKSSLVEDVLYNALARTLHRANTVPGAHDGIRGLAAVNKVIRVDQQPLGNTPTSNPATYTGVFELIRNLFSQLPEARLRGYSPRRFSFNVPGGRCEKCEGNGQLKIEMHFLPDIWVECDECRGKRYNPETLAVRFRDHTIADVLDMPCGAAVKLFENIPKVRRTLQTLCDVGLDYVRLGQAAPTLSGGEAQRVKLAAELSRPDTGQTLYLLDEPTTGLHFDDLAKLLDVLNRLVDLGNTVVVIEHNLDVIKTADWVVDLGPEAGEGGGQIVVAGTPEDVVAHSEAALKDRTGKLPRSYTGEVLSASIKSGPHGPRATYDFVGAKVEQDTDLDINQLGAEVQMPWQVNGRRWHTLERIARNGNPARWDGEILGRVVDFVHDHGSFSATNWDNRSIVEICATKKTDGWFLHAITGEEWLLKLKFRTYKRSFDRETLVNSLDLKPLNELPDIPVYGSDPRVSCKNLQGPWQEIQLRTHSLAEIDKPAFWEFVEKAVHGFQRLTEKVQSNPDDVMPWRVLGRKWHLSRKGFPPGKRVHWEPEVLEELCETLSDTAPEAQFLWNSQMVVHVCLNGPGKPWATLHTKHPAAVELVLNGPKNRFSLGRVAALAGEREVDGRAADRDQVKLRFRTREDLAAGDLPGFLQEHLTAAEHQPEAQARES, encoded by the coding sequence CTCCGGCAGCTACGACGATATTTTGCAGGCCAAGCGCAGCCTCACCGGAAACTATCTGTCCGGCGTCCGCTCGATTGCCATTCCCGAGCGTCGCCGCACGGCCGGTGAAAAGCAACTCGCGGTACTGGGCGCGCGGCACAACAATCTGAAGAACGTCGATTTCGAGATTCCGCTCGGCGTCTTCGTGTGCATCACGGGCGTGTCCGGTTCCGGCAAAAGTTCGCTGGTGAATGACATTCTGGTCGAAGCCTTACGTCGCGATTTGAACGGCGGCGACGGTGAGCCAGGCCTGCACGACAAAATCACCGGGCTTGAATACCTCGATAAGCTGATCGCCATCGATCAATCGCCGATCGGCCGCACGCCGCGCTCGAATCCTTCAACGTACGTGAAGGTGTTCGACGAGATTCGCGACCTCTACACGCAATTGCCGGATGCCAAGGCGCGGGGCTACAAGCCGGGCCGGTTCAGCTTCAATGTCGCCGGCGGACGCTGCGAAGCCTGCGAAGGAAACGGCTCGAATCGCTTGGAGATGGATTTCCTGGCCGACGTTTGGGTCACCTGCCCGGTCTGCCAGGGACATCGCTTTAATCGCGAAACGCTGCAAATCAAATTCAAAGGCAAGTCGATCTCCGACGTGCTGGAGATGGATATCCAGCAGGCGCTGGAGCATTTCGCCAACGTGCCGCACATCCAGCACAAGTTGCAGACGCTGCACGACGTCGGCTTGGACTATTTGAAGCTCGGCCAACCCTCGCCCACGCTCTCGGGCGGCGAGGCGCAACGCGTCAAGCTCGCGCGCGAGTTGGTAAAGAAAAGCACCGGGCGGACGCTGTATCTGCTCGACGAGCCAACGACCGGGTTGCACTTCGCCGATATCGACATGCTGCTCAAGGTGTTGCACGACTTCGTCGAACAAGGCAACACCGTGCTCGTCGTCGAGCACAACCTGGATGTCATCAAGACCGCTGATTGGATCATCGACCTCGGCCCGGAAGGCGGCGGCGGCGGCGGGCGGATCATTGCCGCCGGCACGCCGGAAGAAGTCGCCGCGGTGTCCGGCTCCCATACGGGAGCGGCGCTTGGAAAATTGTTCAAACAGGTCGGACAGCCGCACACCGCCGGCAAGTCCGCCAAGAAGCGCCCGCGACAACCGCTGGCGAAGTGCATTCGCGTGAAGGGCGCGCGGCAGCATAATTTGAAGGGAATCGACGTCGAGATCCCGCGCGATCAGATGACCGTTTGTTGCGGGCGGTCGGGTTCCGGCAAGAGTTCTTTGGCGATGGACACGATCTACGCCGAAGGGCAACGCCGATACGTCGAAAGCCTGAGCGCCTACGCGCGCCAATTCGTCGGGCAGATGCAAAAGCCGCAATTGGAGCACATCGAAGGGCTCTCGCCGGCGATCGCCATCGAGCAAAAGCATCTCGGGCATACGCCGCGGTCGACCGTTGGCACCGTCACGGAAGTTTACGACTACCTGCGCATTCTGCTGGCGCGATTGGGCACGCCGTATTGTCCCGATTGCGAACTGCCGATCGGCACGCAAACCGCCGACGAGATCATCGACAAGATCATGGCGCAGCCGGCGGGCACGCGGTTGTACCTGATGGCGCCGATCGAGATCGAAGTCGGCGAGAAGTACGAAACGCTGTGGGAAGAAATGCGGGCCGCCGGGTATGTGCGCGTGCGGATCGACGGCGAGACGCATTCCATCGACCAGCCGCCAAAGATCGACCGCCGGCGCAAGCACGACGTGGCGATCGTGATCGACCGCATCGTCGTGCAGCCGGAGTCGCGCTCGCGGATTGCGGACAGCGTCGAACATGCATTGACGCTCGGCAAGGGCGTGTTGCAGCTCGCGCATCCTGCGCCGGAAATGCCGGAACCGAAGTGGTTGGTCGAAACGCATAGCCAGCACTTCGCGTGCGAGAAGTGCGGGCGTAGCTTCGAACCGCTGGCGCCGCATCATTTTTCGTTCAACAGCGCGCTCGGCTGGTGCCCAAGCTGCGAAGGGCTCGGCACGCAGTTGGGCGCGAATCCCGCGGTGCTGTTGCGCGATCCCAAACTGACGCTGGCCGAAGGGGCGATCGCTCTCTGGCCGGATGCAGACGAGCCGCTGTTCCGGGCGATGCTCGCGGCGCTGTCCGCTCATACCGGCGTGCCGACCGACGTATCATACGAATTGCTCGCGGCGCGGCATCGGCGCGTGATCATGCATGGGACCGGCGAAGATTGGATCTCAGTTCCGTCCGGCGGTACGAAGAAGAAAGCCGGCGCACCGATCTTGAAGTTCCAATACAAAGGGCTCTATCCGGCCCTCGACGAAGCCTCGCGGATGTCGCCGTCGTTTCGTTCGCGCCTGGAGCATCTTACGGATGAGGTTGAGTGCTCAGTTTGCTCCGGCAGCCGGCTGCGCGATGATGCGGCGGCGGTGCGGTTCCGCGACCGTACGATGGACGAATTGTGTCGCTTGCCGCTTGGCGACTTGCTCAAGCATTTTCAATCGCTGAAACTCGCCGCGGCGGAGAAGAAGGTCGCCGGCGAGTTGGCCCGCGAGGTGGTCAATCGGGTCAAGTTCCTGGTGGACGTCGGTCTCGAATACCTGACGCTCGCGCGCCCCGCGCCGACGTTGTCCGGCGGTGAAGCGCAACGCATCCGGCTCGGGAGCCAGGTCGGGAGCGGCCTAACCGGCGTGCTGTACGTGCTCGACGAACCGACGATCGGCCTGCATCCCCGCGACAACAGCCGCTTGATCGAAGCCCTGATCCGGCTGCGCGATCTCGGCAACACGTTGTTGCTGGTCGAACACGACCGCGAAGTCATTGAGCGCGCCGACGGCCTGCTCGACTTCGGCCCCGGCTCCGGCGAGCACGGTGGGGAGATCGTCGCGCAGGGCACGGCGAAAGAAATCGCCAAGCAGCGCACTTCGGTCACCGGCCCGTATCTCTCGGGCGCCAAGGCGATCCTCGTCCCGACGAACCGCCGTGTCACCGGCGTGACGAGCAACGGAGCGCCCGCTAAGGCGGCGAAAGGCAAGGCCAACTCCAAGGCCAAGCCTGTCGTCCCCGCGGCATTGCACGCGGGGTTGTGGCTCGAAATCCTCGGTGCGCGGCACAATAACCTGAAGAACATCAACGTGCGGATTCCGCTCGGGGCGTTCACCGTCGTCACCGGACCTAGCGGCAGCGGCAAGAGCTCGCTCGTCGAAGACGTGCTCTACAATGCGCTCGCGCGCACGTTGCACCGCGCGAACACCGTGCCAGGCGCCCACGATGGCATTCGCGGGTTGGCCGCGGTCAACAAAGTCATTCGCGTCGATCAGCAGCCGCTCGGCAACACGCCGACGTCGAACCCCGCTACGTATACGGGCGTGTTCGAGCTGATCCGCAACTTGTTCTCGCAATTGCCCGAGGCCAGGCTGCGCGGCTACTCGCCGCGGCGGTTTAGCTTCAATGTTCCCGGCGGTCGTTGCGAAAAGTGCGAAGGGAACGGGCAGCTCAAGATTGAGATGCACTTCCTGCCGGACATTTGGGTCGAGTGCGACGAATGCCGCGGTAAGCGCTATAACCCCGAGACGCTGGCCGTGCGGTTCCGCGATCACACGATCGCCGATGTGCTCGACATGCCGTGCGGAGCGGCGGTCAAGTTGTTTGAGAACATCCCGAAGGTCCGCCGGACGTTGCAGACGCTTTGCGACGTGGGGCTCGACTACGTGCGGCTCGGCCAAGCCGCGCCCACGTTGTCCGGCGGCGAAGCGCAACGCGTCAAGCTCGCGGCGGAGTTGTCGCGCCCGGACACGGGGCAGACACTGTATCTGCTGGACGAACCGACCACCGGCTTGCACTTCGACGATCTGGCCAAGTTGCTCGACGTGTTGAATCGGCTCGTCGATCTTGGCAACACGGTCGTGGTAATTGAGCACAATCTCGACGTGATTAAGACCGCCGATTGGGTCGTCGATCTCGGTCCCGAAGCGGGCGAAGGGGGCGGCCAAATCGTCGTCGCCGGAACGCCCGAGGATGTTGTCGCGCACTCGGAGGCGGCGCTCAAAGATCGGACGGGCAAACTGCCGCGATCTTACACGGGCGAAGTCTTATCGGCGAGTATCAAGTCCGGCCCGCACGGTCCGCGCGCGACGTACGACTTCGTCGGCGCGAAGGTTGAACAGGACACCGACCTGGATATCAACCAACTCGGCGCCGAAGTGCAGATGCCGTGGCAGGTCAACGGCCGCCGTTGGCACACGCTGGAACGCATCGCGCGGAATGGCAACCCGGCTCGTTGGGACGGCGAAATCCTGGGGCGCGTCGTCGATTTCGTCCACGACCACGGGTCCTTCAGCGCGACGAACTGGGACAACCGAAGTATCGTGGAGATTTGCGCGACGAAGAAAACCGACGGCTGGTTCCTGCACGCCATCACCGGCGAAGAATGGCTGCTGAAGCTCAAGTTCCGTACTTATAAGCGCAGTTTCGATCGCGAAACACTGGTGAATTCACTCGATCTCAAGCCGCTGAACGAACTGCCGGACATCCCCGTTTACGGTTCCGACCCACGCGTCTCCTGCAAGAATCTCCAAGGGCCGTGGCAAGAGATTCAGTTGCGCACGCATTCGCTGGCGGAGATTGATAAGCCCGCGTTTTGGGAATTCGTCGAGAAGGCCGTGCATGGCTTTCAACGGTTGACGGAAAAGGTGCAGAGCAATCCCGACGACGTCATGCCGTGGCGCGTGCTGGGGCGCAAGTGGCATCTGTCGCGCAAAGGCTTCCCGCCCGGCAAGCGCGTGCATTGGGAGCCGGAAGTGTTGGAAGAACTCTGCGAAACGCTCAGCGACACTGCCCCTGAGGCGCAGTTCCTCTGGAACAGCCAGATGGTCGTGCATGTCTGCTTGAACGGTCCCGGCAAACCTTGGGCGACGTTGCACACCAAGCATCCGGCCGCCGTCGAGCTCGTCTTGAACGGTCCCAAAAACCGCTTCTCGCTCGGGCGCGTCGCGGCGCTGGCCGGAGAACGCGAAGTGGACGGCCGCGCCGCCGATCGCGACCAGGTCAAACTCCGCTTCCGCACGCGCGAAGACCTGGCCGCCGGCGACCTGCCCGGCTTCCTCCAAGAACATTTAACAGCAGCCGAACACCAACCCGAAGCGCAAGCGAGGGAGAGTTGA